In Leptospira stimsonii, a single window of DNA contains:
- a CDS encoding DinB family protein, which translates to MISPEHCRLLAEYNRWMNEKVYSTSSKLSDLQRKENRGAYFKSIHSTLNHILWVDLSWLARFQGKELPKGTAGSDLYSDFGELFRMRKECDEKIIEWASGIESTWLEAPFRFFSIVYQRELEKPTWVLVDHIFNHQTHHRGQITTLLSQMGLDVGITDLAWM; encoded by the coding sequence TTGATAAGTCCGGAACACTGTAGACTTTTGGCTGAATACAATCGGTGGATGAACGAAAAAGTTTATTCCACCTCTTCGAAGTTAAGCGATCTTCAGCGTAAAGAAAATAGAGGCGCATATTTTAAATCGATCCATTCCACTTTGAATCATATTCTTTGGGTGGATTTGTCTTGGTTGGCGAGATTTCAAGGAAAGGAACTTCCAAAAGGAACGGCCGGTTCGGATCTTTATTCGGACTTCGGTGAATTGTTTCGAATGAGAAAAGAATGTGATGAAAAGATCATCGAATGGGCTTCAGGAATTGAATCGACTTGGCTTGAAGCCCCTTTCCGTTTTTTCAGCATAGTTTATCAGAGAGAACTTGAAAAGCCGACTTGGGTTTTAGTCGATCATATTTTCAACCATCAAACCCATCATCGAGGTCAGATCACAACTCTCCTTTCTCAAATGGGTCTTGATGTCGGAATCACGGATCTGGCGTGGATGTAG
- a CDS encoding PLP-dependent aminotransferase family protein, whose amino-acid sequence MNENEFLYSDRILKTNRSFIREILKVTSHPEIISFAGGQPDPALFPLEELRSATDSAFQKYGSQMLQYGISEGYTLLREKIFERYYKNIKYPGLSSENILITTGSQQALDLIGKIFINPGDPILMERPGYLGAIQAFSLYEPFLIGVPLEDDGLDLVALENTLSKTNPKFLYSNPTFQNPTGKTLSLQKRERIAEILGKHNCILIEDNPYGEIRFESEAFPSIQSLYPERTISLGTFSKTLSPGFRVGWICAPKEIQSKFLIAKQASDLHSNIFSQIVLSEYLDRFDLDLQIDKIRNSYKFKKECMEESLNRYMIDLADWVSPKGGMFFWLTLKNEMNSMKLFEAAIANNVAFVPGIPFYTEKPEINTMRINFSHSSIETIELGIQRIGESILKLSTISV is encoded by the coding sequence TCATTCGAGAAATCTTAAAGGTGACGTCTCATCCGGAAATCATTTCCTTTGCCGGAGGACAACCTGATCCCGCATTGTTTCCTTTGGAAGAATTAAGAAGCGCAACGGATTCCGCGTTTCAAAAATACGGTTCTCAAATGCTTCAATACGGTATTTCCGAAGGATATACTCTACTTCGGGAAAAAATCTTTGAAAGATATTATAAAAACATAAAATATCCTGGCCTGAGTTCGGAAAATATTCTTATTACTACCGGATCACAACAAGCTTTGGATTTGATCGGCAAAATTTTTATCAACCCGGGTGATCCGATTCTCATGGAACGCCCGGGATATTTGGGTGCGATTCAAGCGTTTTCTCTCTATGAACCGTTTCTGATCGGAGTTCCCTTAGAAGACGACGGATTGGATCTTGTCGCATTAGAAAATACTCTTTCTAAAACGAATCCGAAATTTTTGTATTCCAATCCCACTTTTCAAAACCCGACAGGCAAAACTCTTTCCTTACAAAAAAGAGAGCGGATCGCCGAGATCCTGGGAAAGCACAACTGCATTCTAATCGAAGACAATCCTTACGGAGAAATTCGTTTTGAGTCGGAGGCGTTTCCTAGTATTCAATCTTTGTATCCCGAAAGGACGATCAGTTTAGGAACGTTCTCAAAAACTCTTTCACCCGGGTTTCGAGTCGGTTGGATTTGTGCCCCGAAAGAAATCCAGAGCAAATTTTTAATCGCTAAACAGGCGAGCGATCTTCATTCCAATATTTTTTCTCAGATCGTATTGAGCGAGTATCTCGATCGTTTTGATCTGGATCTTCAAATCGACAAGATTCGAAATTCTTACAAATTCAAAAAAGAATGTATGGAAGAATCTTTGAATCGTTATATGATCGATTTAGCAGACTGGGTTTCGCCGAAGGGAGGGATGTTCTTCTGGCTCACTCTGAAAAACGAAATGAATTCCATGAAACTTTTCGAGGCCGCAATTGCAAATAACGTCGCCTTTGTGCCAGGGATTCCTTTTTATACCGAAAAACCGGAAATTAATACGATGAGAATCAATTTTTCCCATTCTTCGATCGAAACCATCGAACTTGGAATTCAAAGAATCGGTGAATCGATTCTAAAACTTTCGACGATTTCCGTCTGA